The Ascaphus truei isolate aAscTru1 chromosome 3, aAscTru1.hap1, whole genome shotgun sequence genome includes a region encoding these proteins:
- the ABHD11 gene encoding sn-1-specific diacylglycerol lipase ABHD11 isoform X4: MHPASVDGGSPAALCGQLEVKAKPSFIPDGHCVLKQLKKIQFEFIRGSNRALTDSLLDDLQEEAVLSEAEVEHVKGKNTQRDRCSCMTNMVRKKGDESSRILLEKLSERDPMLSDKLGIKAPSGGPAQEPPKSPAPSGEPPQEPPKSSDLKVNGITQCTQEVYEKIQKEQGSEIYAILPRNQRKRLALMICNVKFKTLNERKGAEADQAGMKTLLEGLGYQVQSETNLTSKKMLETLVRFAAQEEHKNSDSTFIVLMSHGIKEGICGVDSQETPNSGQIDDLLPVDKIYTTFNNKNCSKLYGKPKVILVQACRGDVRCRVMVSDSVGDDQLETDIMHEVHQETDFTCFYSTTPDTVSWRDPITGSLFIQRLIKMMNKEAHCCSLEEIFRKVQGSFVSDMRQMPTKDRTTLLKKFYLFPGY; encoded by the exons AACAACTGAAGAAGATTCAATTTGAGTTTATCAGAGGAAGTAACCGTGCACTGACAGACAGTCTGCTGGATGACTTACAGGAGGAAGCGGTTCTGAGTGAGGCAGAGGTAGAGCACGTGAAGGGCAAAAACACGCAACGTGACAGATGCAGCTGCATGACAAATATGGTGAGAAAAAAGGGTGACGAATCCAGCAGAATCCTGCTCGAGAAGCTGTCAGAAAGGGACCCCATGCTCAGCGACAAGCTGGGGATAAAAG CTCCTTCAGGGGGACCAGCACAAGAACCACCCAAGAGCCCAG CTCCTTCAGGGGAACCGCCACAAGAACCACCCAAGAGCTCAG ATCTGAAAGTGAATGGCATCACTCAGTGCACGCAGGAAGTATATGAGAAAATACAAAAAGAGCAAGGATCTGAG ATTTATGCAATCCTGCCCCGTAACCAGCGCAAGCGCCTCGCTCTGATGATCTGCAATGTGAAATTCAAAACTCTGAACGAGCGCAAAGGTGCGGAGGCTGACCAGGCTGGAATGAAAACACTGCTGGAAGGGCTTGGGTACCAAGTTCAGTCCGAAACTAATCTGACATCAAAG AAGATGCTGGAGACGCTGGTGAGGTTTGCTGCCCAGGAGGAACATAAAAATTCGGACAGCACCTTCATAGTGCTAATGTCTCATGGCATTAAAGAGGGAATCTGTGGGGTTGACAGCCAAGAAACCCCAAACAGTGGACAGATTGACGACCTCCTGCCTGTAGATAAAATCTACACAACATTTAACAACAAGAACTGTAGTAAACTGTATGGAAAACCCAAGGTCATCTTGGTCCAGGCCTGCCGCGGGG ATGTAAGGTGCCGCGTGATGGTCAGTGACTCTGTGGGTGATGACCAGCTGGAGACTGATATAATGCACGAGGTTCATCAAGAGACTGACTTTACCTGCTTCTACTCCACAACCCCAG ACACTGTTTCTTGGAGAGATCCCATCACGGGTTCTCTGTTCATCCAGCGTCTGATCAAAATGATGAATAAAGAAGCTCATTGCTGTTCACTGGAGGAGATTTTCCGCAAA GTGCAGGGCTCTTTTGTGTCCGACATGAGGCAGATGCCTACGAAGGACAGGACAACGCTGCTGAAGAAATTTTACCTGTTTCCAGGCTACTGA
- the ABHD11 gene encoding sn-1-specific diacylglycerol lipase ABHD11 isoform X5 — MAEQLKKIQFEFIRGSNRALTDSLLDDLQEEAVLSEAEVEHVKGKNTQRDRCSCMTNMVRKKGDESSRILLEKLSERDPMLSDKLGIKAPSGGPAQEPPKSPAPSGEPPQEPPKSSDLKVNGITQCTQEVYEKIQKEQGSEIYAILPRNQRKRLALMICNVKFKTLNERKGAEADQAGMKTLLEGLGYQVQSETNLTSKKMLETLVRFAAQEEHKNSDSTFIVLMSHGIKEGICGVDSQETPNSGQIDDLLPVDKIYTTFNNKNCSKLYGKPKVILVQACRGDVRCRVMVSDSVGDDQLETDIMHEVHQETDFTCFYSTTPDTVSWRDPITGSLFIQRLIKMMNKEAHCCSLEEIFRKVQGSFVSDMRQMPTKDRTTLLKKFYLFPGY; from the exons AACAACTGAAGAAGATTCAATTTGAGTTTATCAGAGGAAGTAACCGTGCACTGACAGACAGTCTGCTGGATGACTTACAGGAGGAAGCGGTTCTGAGTGAGGCAGAGGTAGAGCACGTGAAGGGCAAAAACACGCAACGTGACAGATGCAGCTGCATGACAAATATGGTGAGAAAAAAGGGTGACGAATCCAGCAGAATCCTGCTCGAGAAGCTGTCAGAAAGGGACCCCATGCTCAGCGACAAGCTGGGGATAAAAG CTCCTTCAGGGGGACCAGCACAAGAACCACCCAAGAGCCCAG CTCCTTCAGGGGAACCGCCACAAGAACCACCCAAGAGCTCAG ATCTGAAAGTGAATGGCATCACTCAGTGCACGCAGGAAGTATATGAGAAAATACAAAAAGAGCAAGGATCTGAG ATTTATGCAATCCTGCCCCGTAACCAGCGCAAGCGCCTCGCTCTGATGATCTGCAATGTGAAATTCAAAACTCTGAACGAGCGCAAAGGTGCGGAGGCTGACCAGGCTGGAATGAAAACACTGCTGGAAGGGCTTGGGTACCAAGTTCAGTCCGAAACTAATCTGACATCAAAG AAGATGCTGGAGACGCTGGTGAGGTTTGCTGCCCAGGAGGAACATAAAAATTCGGACAGCACCTTCATAGTGCTAATGTCTCATGGCATTAAAGAGGGAATCTGTGGGGTTGACAGCCAAGAAACCCCAAACAGTGGACAGATTGACGACCTCCTGCCTGTAGATAAAATCTACACAACATTTAACAACAAGAACTGTAGTAAACTGTATGGAAAACCCAAGGTCATCTTGGTCCAGGCCTGCCGCGGGG ATGTAAGGTGCCGCGTGATGGTCAGTGACTCTGTGGGTGATGACCAGCTGGAGACTGATATAATGCACGAGGTTCATCAAGAGACTGACTTTACCTGCTTCTACTCCACAACCCCAG ACACTGTTTCTTGGAGAGATCCCATCACGGGTTCTCTGTTCATCCAGCGTCTGATCAAAATGATGAATAAAGAAGCTCATTGCTGTTCACTGGAGGAGATTTTCCGCAAA GTGCAGGGCTCTTTTGTGTCCGACATGAGGCAGATGCCTACGAAGGACAGGACAACGCTGCTGAAGAAATTTTACCTGTTTCCAGGCTACTGA